The following proteins are encoded in a genomic region of Streptococcus constellatus subsp. constellatus:
- the rimP gene encoding ribosome maturation factor RimP, protein MRRCSLITTIVKLVKEVVEPVVQEPYELVDIEYGKMGSDHVLSIFVDKPGGITVNDTAELTDIISPLLDTIKPDPFPEQYFLEVTSPGLERPLKTKEQLAAAVGEYIHVSLYQALDKSKVFEGTLLSFEEDHLTMEYMDKTRKKVVQIPYQLVSKARLAVKF, encoded by the coding sequence GTGAGGAGGTGTAGTCTTATCACAACGATTGTCAAATTAGTAAAAGAAGTTGTTGAACCGGTCGTTCAAGAGCCGTATGAATTAGTGGATATTGAGTACGGTAAAATGGGGAGTGACCATGTTCTTAGTATTTTTGTAGATAAGCCAGGAGGAATCACTGTAAATGATACGGCAGAATTGACGGACATCATCAGTCCACTTTTGGATACGATTAAGCCGGATCCCTTTCCTGAGCAGTATTTTCTTGAAGTAACTAGCCCAGGGTTGGAACGTCCGCTGAAAACGAAAGAACAACTAGCAGCTGCAGTTGGGGAATATATCCATGTTAGTCTGTATCAAGCACTTGATAAAAGTAAAGTCTTTGAAGGGACACTGCTTTCTTTCGAGGAAGATCATTTAACAATGGAATATATGGATAAGACTCGTAAGAAAGTTGTTCAAATTCCTTACCAGCTAGTATCCAAAGCAAGATTAGCAGTCAAATTTTAG
- the nusA gene encoding transcription termination factor NusA, giving the protein MSKEMLEAFRILEEDKGIKKEDIIEAVTESLRSAYRRRYGQADSAAIEFNEKTGDFRVYTVREVVDEVFDSRLEISLKDALAISSAYELGDKIKFEEAPTEFGRVAAQSAKQTIMEKMRKQTRAITYNKYKEHENEIMSGTVERFDNRFIYVNLGSIEAQLSKQDQIPGEVFASHDRIEVFVYKVEDNPRGVNVFVSRSHPEMIKRLMEQEIPEVYDGTVEIMSVSREAGDRTKVAVRSHNPNVDAIGTIVGRGGANIKKITSKFHPAKYDAKSGRMIPVEENIDVIEWVADPAEFIYNAIAPAEVDQVIFDSEDSKHALVVVPDNKLSLAIGCRGQNVRLAAHLTGYRIDIKSASEFEAMEEAGELGGFAEEADEFATIESPVETEFLESEVEAED; this is encoded by the coding sequence ATGAGTAAAGAAATGCTAGAGGCCTTCCGTATTTTGGAAGAAGACAAAGGGATCAAAAAAGAAGATATTATCGAAGCGGTGACGGAGTCACTTCGTTCGGCTTATCGTCGTCGCTATGGTCAAGCAGATAGTGCAGCCATTGAATTCAACGAAAAAACAGGAGATTTTCGTGTTTATACCGTTCGTGAAGTGGTAGACGAAGTTTTTGATAGCCGTTTAGAAATCAGTTTAAAAGATGCTCTTGCTATTAGCTCGGCTTATGAACTTGGTGATAAAATAAAATTTGAAGAGGCACCAACTGAATTTGGACGGGTAGCAGCTCAGTCTGCTAAGCAAACAATTATGGAAAAAATGCGCAAGCAGACACGCGCAATCACTTACAATAAGTATAAAGAACATGAAAATGAAATCATGTCAGGAACAGTCGAGCGCTTTGACAATCGTTTTATCTATGTCAATCTAGGTAGCATTGAAGCACAGTTGTCGAAGCAAGACCAGATTCCTGGTGAAGTATTTGCCTCGCACGATCGTATTGAAGTTTTTGTTTATAAAGTAGAAGATAATCCTCGCGGTGTAAATGTTTTTGTTAGCCGGAGTCATCCGGAAATGATTAAACGTTTAATGGAGCAGGAAATTCCAGAAGTTTATGACGGAACAGTTGAAATCATGAGTGTTTCTCGTGAAGCAGGTGATCGGACTAAGGTTGCTGTACGCAGTCACAATCCCAATGTTGATGCAATCGGTACAATTGTTGGTCGTGGTGGTGCAAATATTAAGAAAATTACCAGCAAATTTCATCCGGCTAAATATGACGCCAAATCTGGTCGTATGATTCCTGTAGAGGAAAATATTGATGTCATTGAATGGGTGGCAGATCCTGCAGAATTTATCTACAATGCGATTGCTCCTGCAGAAGTCGATCAAGTTATCTTTGATAGTGAGGATAGCAAGCATGCTCTTGTTGTTGTACCAGATAATAAGCTATCACTTGCTATTGGGTGTCGAGGGCAAAATGTACGCTTAGCAGCTCATTTGACAGGTTATAGAATTGATATCAAATCTGCAAGTGAATTTGAAGCTATGGAAGAAGCAGGTGAGCTTGGTGGATTTGCTGAAGAAGCAGATGAATTTGCAACAATTGAAAGTCCTGTGGAAACAGAATTTTTAGAAAGTGAAGTTGAAGCAGAAGATTAA
- the rnpM gene encoding RNase P modulator RnpM: protein MAKTRKIPLRKSVVSNEVIDKRDLLRIVKNKEGQIFIDPTGKANGRGAYIKLDNEEALKAKKKRVFNRSFNMEVEEAFYDELIAYVDHKVKRRELGLE from the coding sequence ATGGCAAAAACAAGAAAAATCCCTTTACGAAAATCAGTAGTTTCTAATGAAGTTATTGACAAGCGTGATTTGCTTCGGATTGTCAAAAATAAAGAAGGCCAAATTTTTATTGACCCGACAGGAAAGGCCAATGGACGAGGAGCTTATATCAAGCTTGATAATGAAGAAGCACTTAAAGCTAAGAAAAAGCGAGTTTTTAACCGTAGCTTCAATATGGAAGTCGAAGAAGCATTTTATGATGAGCTGATTGCTTACGTGGATCATAAGGTTAAAAGAAGAGAGTTAGGTCTTGAATAA
- a CDS encoding YlxQ-related RNA-binding protein, with translation MNKQKLANLLGLAQRAGRIISGEELVVKAIQDRKAKLVFLANDAAPNLTKKITDKSHYYKVEVSTVFSTLELSTAVGKSRKVLAITDAGFTKKMRSLME, from the coding sequence TTGAATAAGCAAAAACTAGCAAATTTACTTGGCTTAGCACAACGAGCAGGTCGCATCATATCGGGTGAAGAATTGGTTGTTAAGGCTATACAAGATAGGAAAGCAAAGTTGGTCTTTTTAGCCAACGATGCTGCTCCAAATTTGACCAAGAAAATTACTGATAAAAGTCATTACTATAAAGTAGAAGTATCAACCGTGTTTTCAACACTGGAATTAAGCACCGCTGTGGGCAAGTCTAGAAAAGTGCTTGCCATCACTGATGCTGGATTTACAAAGAAAATGAGGTCTCTTATGGAATAG
- the infB gene encoding translation initiation factor IF-2 — MSKVRLYEIAKELGKESKEVVARAKELGIEVKSHASSVENEVAARITASFSQVAAPKKETNQKSDQPLAKEQQSASAAKEVTMTEKVMPKPAAPTQKSEVERKAAPAKPKSRNFKAEREAKAKEQAERRNKQRENRPQKQQNGEKRNREERNPRNNRNNQNRNDRGNRSEKRDNRDHRNQDNRRQEQNRSNIANQNRPQSNQGPRIDFKARAAALKAEQNAEYARGSEERFKQAQAAKAAQREQKKRKEPVEELFKAAAPIVEATKPAPQSQVAPEGVPTPAVDTRRKKQARPDKKRDDFDREEDGPRKQQKNRSSQNQVRNQKNSNWNHNKKNKKGKNNRNNTPTPKPVTERKFHELPKEFEYTEGMTVAEIAKRIKREPAEIVKKLFMMGVMATQNQSLDGDTIELLMVDYGIEAHAKVEVDNADIERFFVDEDYLDPDALVERPPVVTIMGHVDHGKTTLLDTLRNSRVATGEAGGITQHIGAYQIEENGKKITFLDTPGHAAFTSMRARGASVTDITILVVAADDGVMPQTIEAINHSKAANVPIIVAINKIDKPGANPERVIGELAEYGVMSTAWGGDSEFVEISAKFNQNIDELLETVLLVAEIQELKADPKVRAIGTVIEARLDKGKGAVATLLVQQGTLNVQDPIVVGNTFGRVRAMTNDRGRRVKVAGPSTPVSITGLNETPMAGDHFAVYEDEKAARAAGEERAKRALMKQRQATHRVSLENLFDTLKAGEVKSVNVIIKADVQGSAEALTASLQKIEVEGVKVTIVHSAVGAINESDVTLAEASNAFIIGFNVRPTPQARQQAEADDVEMRLHSIIYKVIEEVEDAMKGMLDPEFEEKIIGEAIIRETFKVSKVGTIGGFMVVSGKVTRDSKVRVIRDGVVIFDGALASLKHYKDDVKEVGNGQEGGLMVEDYNDIKVDDMIEAYIMEEIAK; from the coding sequence TTGTCTAAAGTAAGATTATACGAAATCGCGAAAGAACTGGGAAAAGAAAGTAAGGAAGTTGTGGCGCGTGCAAAAGAGCTTGGTATTGAGGTGAAAAGTCATGCCAGCAGCGTTGAAAATGAAGTGGCCGCGCGTATCACAGCCAGTTTTTCCCAAGTAGCAGCTCCTAAAAAAGAAACGAATCAAAAATCAGATCAACCTTTGGCTAAAGAGCAGCAGTCGGCTTCAGCAGCAAAAGAAGTAACAATGACTGAAAAAGTAATGCCTAAGCCAGCAGCGCCGACACAAAAGTCGGAAGTAGAAAGAAAAGCTGCACCAGCGAAGCCAAAAAGTCGTAATTTTAAGGCTGAGCGAGAAGCGAAAGCGAAAGAACAGGCAGAACGACGAAATAAACAGCGAGAAAATCGGCCACAAAAACAACAAAATGGTGAAAAGCGAAATCGAGAAGAGCGCAATCCGCGTAATAATCGAAACAACCAAAATCGAAATGACCGTGGGAATCGCAGCGAGAAACGCGACAATCGCGATCATCGCAATCAGGATAATCGTCGTCAAGAACAAAATCGTTCAAATATTGCAAATCAGAATCGCCCTCAATCAAATCAAGGACCACGCATTGATTTCAAGGCGCGTGCAGCAGCTCTGAAAGCTGAACAGAATGCCGAATATGCTCGTGGAAGCGAGGAACGTTTTAAACAGGCTCAAGCTGCAAAAGCAGCTCAACGTGAGCAGAAGAAACGGAAAGAACCGGTAGAAGAATTATTCAAAGCAGCAGCGCCTATCGTGGAGGCTACGAAGCCGGCTCCACAGTCTCAAGTTGCCCCTGAGGGGGTTCCGACTCCTGCAGTTGATACTCGTCGGAAAAAACAAGCTCGACCAGACAAGAAACGTGATGACTTTGATCGCGAAGAAGATGGTCCAAGAAAACAACAAAAGAATCGAAGCAGTCAAAATCAAGTGAGAAATCAAAAGAATAGTAATTGGAATCATAACAAAAAAAATAAAAAAGGCAAGAACAATCGGAATAACACTCCAACTCCAAAACCAGTTACAGAACGCAAGTTCCATGAATTGCCTAAAGAATTTGAATACACAGAAGGTATGACCGTTGCAGAAATTGCAAAACGGATTAAACGTGAACCAGCCGAAATTGTCAAGAAACTCTTTATGATGGGGGTTATGGCAACGCAGAATCAATCGTTGGATGGCGATACTATTGAACTTCTGATGGTAGATTATGGCATTGAAGCACATGCTAAAGTTGAAGTCGATAATGCAGATATCGAACGCTTCTTTGTGGATGAAGATTATCTTGATCCAGATGCTTTAGTAGAACGTCCGCCAGTTGTGACCATCATGGGACACGTTGACCATGGTAAAACAACACTTTTGGATACCTTGCGTAATTCTCGTGTTGCTACAGGTGAAGCAGGTGGGATTACACAACATATTGGTGCTTACCAGATTGAAGAAAATGGTAAGAAAATTACCTTCCTTGATACACCAGGGCATGCCGCTTTCACCTCTATGCGGGCGCGCGGTGCTTCTGTCACAGATATTACGATTCTTGTCGTAGCAGCAGATGATGGAGTCATGCCTCAAACAATTGAAGCGATTAACCATTCAAAAGCAGCCAATGTGCCAATTATTGTAGCGATTAACAAGATTGATAAGCCAGGTGCTAATCCTGAACGTGTCATCGGTGAATTAGCTGAATATGGAGTTATGTCTACAGCATGGGGCGGTGATTCTGAATTTGTTGAAATCTCAGCTAAGTTCAACCAAAATATTGATGAACTGCTCGAAACCGTTCTCCTTGTAGCTGAAATTCAAGAGCTAAAAGCTGATCCAAAGGTTCGCGCAATTGGTACAGTAATCGAAGCGCGCTTGGATAAAGGAAAAGGTGCAGTTGCAACCTTGCTTGTTCAACAAGGTACCTTAAATGTACAAGATCCAATTGTTGTTGGTAATACTTTTGGTCGTGTGCGTGCTATGACTAATGACCGTGGACGTCGAGTGAAAGTTGCGGGGCCATCGACACCAGTATCTATCACAGGTTTAAATGAAACACCAATGGCTGGTGACCATTTTGCCGTATATGAAGATGAAAAAGCAGCGCGTGCAGCTGGTGAAGAACGTGCAAAACGTGCTCTCATGAAACAACGTCAAGCAACGCATCGTGTTAGTTTGGAAAATCTCTTTGATACCCTTAAAGCTGGTGAAGTCAAGTCTGTCAATGTTATTATCAAAGCCGACGTACAAGGTTCAGCGGAAGCATTAACAGCATCTCTTCAGAAGATTGAAGTGGAAGGTGTTAAAGTAACAATTGTTCACTCAGCAGTTGGTGCGATTAACGAATCAGATGTCACTCTTGCGGAAGCTTCCAATGCCTTTATCATTGGTTTCAATGTTCGTCCTACTCCACAAGCTCGTCAACAAGCTGAAGCGGATGACGTCGAAATGCGTCTTCACAGTATCATTTATAAAGTGATTGAAGAAGTAGAAGATGCCATGAAAGGGATGCTTGATCCAGAATTTGAAGAAAAAATTATTGGCGAAGCTATCATTCGTGAAACCTTCAAGGTTTCTAAAGTCGGTACCATCGGCGGATTTATGGTGGTTAGCGGTAAAGTAACTCGTGATTCTAAGGTTCGTGTCATTCGTGATGGCGTTGTTATCTTTGATGGTGCCCTTGCTAGTTTGAAACATTATAAAGATGATGTGAAAGAAGTCGGAAATGGACAAGAAGGCGGTCTCATGGTTGAGGATTACAATGACATCAAAGTGGATGACATGATTGAAGCTTACATTATGGAAGAAATCGCAAAATAA
- the rbfA gene encoding 30S ribosome-binding factor RbfA has protein sequence MANQFRVDRVGMEIKREVNEILQKKVRDPRVQGITITDVQMLGDLSMAKVYYTLMNNLASEQEKAQTGLEKAKGTIKRELGHNLKMYKIPDLTFIKDESIEYGNKIDQMLRDLDQK, from the coding sequence ATGGCAAATCAATTTCGTGTGGATCGTGTGGGGATGGAAATCAAACGCGAAGTCAATGAAATTTTGCAAAAAAAAGTTCGTGATCCACGTGTTCAAGGAATTACCATTACAGATGTGCAAATGTTGGGCGACTTGTCAATGGCAAAAGTGTACTACACGCTGATGAACAACCTTGCTTCTGAACAAGAAAAAGCTCAGACCGGTTTAGAAAAGGCGAAGGGAACCATCAAACGTGAATTGGGTCACAACTTGAAGATGTACAAAATCCCTGATTTGACTTTCATCAAGGATGAATCGATTGAATATGGGAACAAAATTGATCAAATGCTCCGTGATTTAGATCAAAAATAA
- a CDS encoding Na/Pi cotransporter family protein, whose product MSINWQQIIFSFLGGLGLFLYSIRMMGDGLQQAAGDRLRYFIDKYTSNPFFGVLVGIGLTALIQSSSGVTVITVGLVSAGLLTLRQAIGIVMGANIGTTVTSFIIGFKLGDYALPILFLGAICLFFTKKRSINNIGRVLFGVGGIFFALNLMSGAMEPLKNLDAFREYMIKLSGNPVLGVFVGTGITLLIQASSATIGILQNLYASGLIELKGALPVLFGDNIGTTITAIIASLGANIAAKRVAGAHVTFNVVGTVLCLIVLGPFTSLIHWFQAALHLSPEMTIAFAHGTFNVTNTIIQFPFIGLLATLVTKLIPGEDEVVKYEPLYLDPILIKQAPSLALGNAKKELLHLGRYAMRSFELAYDYIVNNTEKSADKGHKVEEAINKIDEDLTRYLIDLSSEPLSQKESEVLTNILDSSRDLERIGDHGEALINLTDYIRRKKVEFSPAALQELELIYNMTLTFIKESLASVENNDLELADSLVTKHEAIDKMERKLRKTHIHRLNRGECSTQAGVNFIDIISHYTRVADHAMNLAEKVQAEQI is encoded by the coding sequence ATGTCCATCAATTGGCAGCAAATTATATTTAGCTTTTTAGGCGGTTTAGGACTTTTCCTATATAGTATTCGGATGATGGGAGATGGTTTGCAGCAGGCTGCAGGTGATCGGCTTCGTTATTTCATTGACAAATATACCAGCAATCCATTTTTTGGTGTTCTAGTTGGAATTGGTCTAACAGCCTTGATTCAGTCAAGTTCAGGTGTGACAGTTATTACAGTTGGATTGGTGAGTGCAGGTCTTTTAACGCTCAGACAAGCAATTGGGATTGTCATGGGGGCCAATATTGGAACAACGGTGACCTCTTTTATCATTGGTTTTAAACTGGGCGATTATGCATTACCCATTCTCTTTTTAGGAGCGATTTGTCTCTTCTTTACCAAAAAACGCTCTATCAATAATATCGGTCGCGTTCTATTTGGGGTGGGGGGGATCTTCTTTGCTTTGAATTTGATGAGTGGTGCTATGGAGCCATTGAAAAATTTAGATGCTTTTCGTGAGTATATGATAAAGTTGAGTGGAAATCCAGTCCTAGGTGTATTTGTAGGGACAGGTATTACCTTGTTGATTCAAGCCTCATCAGCAACCATTGGTATTCTACAAAATTTATATGCGAGCGGCTTGATTGAGTTAAAGGGAGCCTTGCCAGTCCTTTTTGGGGATAATATCGGGACAACGATTACAGCGATTATTGCATCATTAGGAGCCAATATTGCTGCTAAACGTGTGGCAGGTGCCCATGTCACTTTCAATGTGGTCGGTACTGTTTTATGCTTGATCGTTTTAGGTCCATTTACGAGCTTAATTCATTGGTTTCAAGCAGCACTCCATTTAAGCCCAGAAATGACCATCGCCTTTGCTCACGGAACTTTTAATGTTACCAATACGATTATTCAATTTCCATTTATTGGCTTGTTAGCTACCTTGGTAACAAAACTGATTCCAGGTGAAGATGAAGTTGTGAAATATGAACCGCTTTATTTAGATCCGATTTTAATCAAACAAGCTCCGTCTTTGGCGCTTGGAAATGCCAAAAAAGAATTGCTTCATTTAGGACGTTATGCGATGCGTTCATTTGAGTTGGCTTATGATTATATTGTGAACAATACTGAAAAGTCAGCAGACAAGGGACACAAGGTAGAAGAAGCAATCAATAAAATTGATGAAGATCTCACACGTTACCTCATTGATTTATCTAGTGAGCCTCTTAGCCAAAAAGAAAGTGAAGTGCTGACAAATATTTTGGATTCATCTCGAGATTTAGAAAGAATCGGAGACCATGGTGAAGCGTTGATTAACTTGACAGATTATATCCGTCGGAAAAAGGTGGAATTTTCTCCAGCAGCTTTGCAAGAGTTGGAATTGATTTATAACATGACTCTGACTTTCATTAAAGAATCCCTGGCTTCTGTAGAAAATAATGACCTTGAGTTGGCGGATAGCTTAGTAACGAAGCATGAAGCGATTGATAAAATGGAACGAAAGCTACGGAAAACGCACATTCATCGTCTGAATAGAGGAGAA